Proteins encoded within one genomic window of Spiroplasma endosymbiont of Agriotes lineatus:
- the secG gene encoding preprotein translocase subunit SecG produces MSKQNILLIFEIILLIIGFAMIVIGLLQSKKTQSGLGALSGGNQELFAQTKERGLSRTLSFMMLGCGTCLFVLSMIIRILENTL; encoded by the coding sequence ATGAGTAAACAAAATATTTTATTAATCTTTGAGATTATTCTTTTAATTATTGGTTTTGCAATGATTGTTATTGGACTGTTACAATCAAAGAAAACGCAATCAGGGTTAGGGGCATTAAGTGGTGGTAATCAAGAGCTTTTTGCACAAACCAAAGAGCGAGGACTTTCACGAACTTTATCATTTATGATGTTAGGTTGTGGAACTTGTTTATTTGTTCTTTCAATGATTATTAGAATTTTAGAAAATACTTTATAA
- the rplL gene encoding 50S ribosomal protein L7/L12, with translation MTKQDIIDSLENMKLTELNELVKAIEEHFGVTASAPVMMQAVSHDDDSAAPTEVKVILTEIGGSKIAVIKVVAEITEKPLMEAKKLVEGENPVIKEKIKPEEAEEIKEKLVAAGAVVEIK, from the coding sequence ATAACAAAACAAGATATTATTGATTCCCTAGAAAATATGAAATTAACAGAACTAAATGAATTAGTAAAAGCAATTGAAGAACATTTTGGTGTTACTGCTAGTGCGCCAGTGATGATGCAAGCAGTTTCACATGATGATGACAGTGCTGCACCGACAGAAGTAAAAGTTATTTTAACTGAAATAGGTGGTTCTAAAATTGCAGTTATTAAAGTAGTGGCAGAAATTACAGAAAAACCTTTAATGGAAGCCAAGAAATTAGTTGAAGGTGAAAACCCAGTAATTAAAGAAAAAATTAAACCAGAAGAAGCCGAAGAAATTAAAGAAAAACTTGTTGCTGCTGGTGCTGTTGTTGAAATTAAATAA